One Deltaproteobacteria bacterium HGW-Deltaproteobacteria-4 DNA segment encodes these proteins:
- a CDS encoding MFS transporter: protein MRGIRRSDREITIQEAKDILDNAEYGIMSTVSKDGQPYGLPLNYTYKNDCIYFHCATSGHKIENIEQNSKVSFCVVGKTKVLPEKFATEYESAVVFGVASEVNGAEKNDALLWLVEKYCSDFIAEGKQYVEQKNKTTKVYKIAIDQISGKARR from the coding sequence ATGAGAGGTATTCGGAGAAGTGACCGGGAAATAACCATTCAAGAAGCCAAAGACATACTCGACAACGCTGAATACGGGATCATGTCGACTGTCAGCAAAGACGGACAACCCTATGGCTTACCGTTAAATTATACCTATAAGAACGATTGCATCTATTTTCACTGCGCAACCAGCGGCCATAAAATCGAAAATATCGAGCAAAATTCAAAGGTTTCTTTTTGTGTTGTTGGCAAAACCAAAGTTCTGCCAGAGAAATTTGCCACGGAATACGAAAGTGCCGTGGTCTTTGGCGTTGCTTCGGAAGTGAATGGAGCCGAGAAGAACGATGCCTTGCTCTGGCTTGTAGAAAAATACTGTTCAGATTTTATCGCAGAGGGCAAACAATACGTTGAACAAAAAAACAAGACAACCAAGGTCTACAAGATAGCAATCGACCAGATCAGCGGTAAAGCCCGAAGATAG
- a CDS encoding type II toxin-antitoxin system prevent-host-death family antitoxin, producing the protein MHEAKSKLSALAEKAWEGETIVIAKAGKPYLDLIPHKEGRCQRTPGRFKGQIRIADDFDKTPEDIIDAFEGKN; encoded by the coding sequence ATGCACGAGGCGAAAAGCAAACTCTCAGCTTTAGCAGAAAAAGCGTGGGAAGGTGAAACTATCGTCATCGCAAAAGCTGGAAAACCCTACCTTGACCTCATCCCGCATAAGGAAGGGCGCTGTCAGCGCACACCGGGTCGATTCAAAGGACAGATCCGCATAGCAGATGATTTTGACAAAACACCGGAAGACATTATTGACGCGTTTGAAGGGAAAAACTGA
- a CDS encoding transglutaminase — MYPESDDLNDYLQADAIIDWQTPAVRQKALELTASAADEEAKARCLYEWVRDTIPHSYDIDTDIVTCTASEVLQHGTGICFAKSHLLAALLRAVGIPAGFCYQVLRRDPAADDDETVLHGLNAIYLATLGKWIRVDARGNSNGINAQFNTRKEQLAFTMDPAADEFIYEAIFAAPVESVVERLKMYRSLQDLWLDLPESL, encoded by the coding sequence ATGTACCCTGAATCCGACGACTTAAACGACTACCTGCAAGCCGACGCCATCATCGACTGGCAGACCCCGGCTGTCCGCCAAAAAGCTCTGGAACTGACAGCCTCAGCAGCCGATGAAGAAGCCAAAGCCCGTTGTCTGTACGAATGGGTGCGGGACACCATCCCCCACTCCTATGATATCGACACCGACATTGTCACCTGCACGGCGAGTGAAGTGCTGCAGCACGGTACCGGGATCTGCTTTGCCAAGAGCCACCTTTTGGCCGCCCTGCTCCGGGCGGTCGGCATCCCCGCCGGCTTCTGCTACCAGGTCTTACGCCGCGATCCCGCTGCCGATGATGACGAAACGGTTCTGCACGGGTTAAATGCCATCTACCTCGCCACCCTCGGCAAATGGATCCGCGTCGATGCGCGCGGCAACAGCAACGGCATCAACGCGCAATTCAATACCCGAAAAGAGCAGCTCGCCTTTACCATGGACCCTGCGGCCGATGAATTTATCTACGAAGCGATCTTTGCGGCGCCGGTGGAGAGTGTGGTCGAGCGATTGAAGATGTACCGTAGCCTGCAGGATTTGTGGCTCGATTTACCCGAGTCTTTGTAA